From one Synergistaceae bacterium genomic stretch:
- a CDS encoding C4-dicarboxylate ABC transporter permease has protein sequence MNEFLVPALTSLFDPLALFTITAGSVVGIIVGAMPGLTATMAVALLIPVTFGMPPLLGLSLMGGVYCGGMYGGAISAILLSTPGTPAAAATSFDGYPMARQGKGGTALTVAAWSSFWGGIISTFALLFMAPTLAHFSLRFGPPEYFVLSIMGLSSIVTLTRGSMVKGLISGFLGLIVATVGMDPLSGYMRFTFGQIDLFDGVPFMPALIGLFSISQILDLTAETRIALDDDGISLGSIKRSRMPKGLGGTIVQGGLIGTIVGMLPGAGATISAFISYNFAKQGAPDPETFGKGNPKGVAAAESANNGCVGGSIIPLLTLGIPGNSVAAALMGGLMIQGLIPGPELFTRYGTLTYGFILSLFIANLVFLVLGLYLAPYFARVTTTPNALLIPGIVMLSVIGSYAINNNLFDVWLMLGFGIAGYFLDKGGFSTGALVLGLILGPIAELGFGQSLILSQGSPLIFFQRPLCLALWAITLVLMIPAFTGKRRRKTA, from the coding sequence ATGAACGAATTTCTTGTTCCGGCTCTCACGTCCCTCTTCGACCCGCTGGCTCTGTTCACGATAACCGCCGGATCCGTGGTCGGCATAATAGTCGGCGCGATGCCGGGGCTGACCGCCACTATGGCGGTGGCACTGCTTATCCCGGTGACTTTCGGAATGCCGCCGCTTCTTGGGCTCTCCCTTATGGGGGGAGTCTACTGCGGCGGTATGTACGGCGGCGCGATATCGGCGATACTTCTCTCCACTCCGGGCACGCCCGCGGCGGCGGCAACGTCGTTCGACGGCTACCCGATGGCTCGGCAGGGAAAGGGCGGCACGGCCCTGACGGTGGCTGCCTGGTCAAGCTTCTGGGGCGGCATAATCTCCACCTTCGCGCTGCTCTTCATGGCGCCGACGCTGGCTCACTTCTCGCTACGATTCGGCCCGCCCGAGTACTTCGTGCTGTCGATCATGGGCCTGTCGAGCATAGTGACCCTGACGAGGGGCAGCATGGTGAAGGGGCTGATCTCCGGCTTCCTGGGGCTGATCGTGGCGACTGTCGGCATGGATCCCCTGTCAGGTTACATGAGATTCACCTTCGGGCAGATAGACCTGTTCGACGGAGTGCCATTCATGCCCGCTCTGATAGGGCTCTTCTCCATCAGCCAGATACTCGACCTCACGGCGGAGACCCGCATAGCCTTGGATGACGACGGAATCTCGCTTGGGAGCATCAAGAGAAGCAGGATGCCGAAGGGGCTGGGCGGTACAATAGTGCAGGGCGGCCTGATCGGCACGATAGTGGGAATGCTGCCCGGTGCGGGGGCGACCATCTCGGCCTTCATCTCCTACAACTTCGCCAAGCAGGGCGCGCCCGACCCGGAGACGTTCGGCAAGGGAAACCCGAAGGGAGTGGCCGCTGCGGAGAGCGCGAACAACGGCTGCGTGGGAGGCTCCATAATCCCGCTGCTGACCCTCGGAATACCGGGGAACAGCGTTGCCGCCGCCCTGATGGGAGGGCTGATGATCCAGGGGCTGATTCCAGGGCCGGAGCTGTTCACCCGGTACGGGACTCTGACCTACGGCTTCATCCTGTCGCTGTTCATCGCGAACCTGGTCTTCCTGGTGCTGGGGCTATACCTTGCGCCCTACTTCGCGAGAGTGACGACGACCCCGAACGCTCTGCTGATTCCGGGGATCGTGATGCTATCAGTCATAGGCAGCTACGCCATAAACAACAACCTATTCGACGTGTGGCTGATGCTCGGCTTCGGCATAGCGGGCTACTTCCTGGACAAGGGCGGCTTCTCCACCGGCGCGCTGGTGCTTGGGCTGATCCTGGGGCCGATAGCGGAGCTGGGCTTCGGGCAGTCGCTGATACTGTCGCAGGGGTCGCCTCTGATATTCTTCCAGAGGCCTCTCTGCCTGGCGCTGTGGGCGATAACGCTAGTTCTGATGATCCCGGCCTTCACGGGAAAGAGGCGAAGGAAAACAGCATGA
- the phoU gene encoding phosphate signaling complex protein PhoU, with protein MFRKKKDGVEAILYSGDRAKILSMVKEMGGMAAEAFRLAVQSLEERDDELASKVIADDDAIDDMEAAIDNECLCSIALRQPVREDLRFVFAVLKIIMDLERIGDQGVNIAQKAMLLNRYPLLKPLVDIPKMRDIATEMVADSLKAFEKNDIQLAMEICMRDDELDELYESIFDELIEILARNSNGDEATAQRAAGLLWIARHLARIGDHATNVAERVYFMVEGERLKPIIEARKKALHEDK; from the coding sequence ATGTTCAGAAAGAAGAAGGACGGAGTGGAGGCGATACTGTACTCGGGCGACCGGGCGAAGATTCTATCCATGGTCAAGGAGATGGGTGGAATGGCCGCCGAGGCGTTCAGGCTCGCGGTTCAGTCGCTGGAGGAGCGCGACGACGAGCTGGCCTCCAAGGTGATCGCCGACGACGACGCGATCGACGACATGGAGGCGGCGATCGACAACGAGTGCCTGTGCTCGATCGCGCTTAGGCAGCCGGTGCGTGAGGATCTGCGCTTCGTCTTTGCCGTGCTGAAGATCATCATGGACCTTGAGCGGATCGGCGACCAGGGAGTGAACATAGCGCAGAAGGCCATGCTGCTGAACCGGTACCCCCTGCTGAAGCCGCTGGTGGACATCCCGAAGATGAGGGACATCGCGACGGAGATGGTGGCGGACTCGCTGAAGGCGTTCGAGAAGAACGACATCCAGCTGGCGATGGAGATCTGCATGAGGGACGACGAGCTTGACGAGCTTTACGAGAGCATCTTCGACGAGCTTATCGAGATACTGGCGCGGAACTCGAACGGGGACGAGGCGACGGCGCAGCGGGCGGCGGGGCTGCTATGGATAGCGCGCCATCTGGCCCGCATAGGCGACCATGCGACGAACGTGGCGGAGAGGGTCTACTTCATGGTGGAGGGGGAGAGGCTGAAGCCAATCATCGAGGCCAGGAAGAAGGCCCTGCACGAAGATAAATAG
- a CDS encoding tripartite tricarboxylate transporter substrate binding protein: MKRVLLLALALILAFGAAAAADYPTKPVTIIVASNAGGGTDTMARLFAKFAEKYFPQPFVINNIDGAGGQRGFDALARAKKDGYTIGTVYTPHFTAHISANRANYTIDDFDMLYNLVTDPGVLIVPSSSPFKTVEDIIEAEKAAPGALTGSTSGPGSDDAFALAQFNESTGCTVKSVPATGSSNAKATVMGGHVSMGFMNLSQIESNYRAGELRILAMMTHKRHPNVPEIPTFAELGYKVISDSSRGFAAPAGFPEDAYKMILEVFEKVLVDPDFLDAAKEQLETNFLGPDEYKAYLEDLLEVTNRAYEKDPW, translated from the coding sequence ATGAAGAGAGTACTGCTTTTAGCTCTTGCGCTCATTCTTGCATTCGGGGCGGCGGCGGCCGCCGATTATCCGACGAAGCCGGTGACGATCATCGTCGCGTCCAACGCCGGAGGCGGCACGGACACGATGGCCCGGCTGTTCGCGAAGTTCGCGGAGAAGTATTTCCCGCAGCCGTTCGTGATCAACAACATCGACGGCGCCGGCGGACAGAGGGGGTTCGACGCTCTAGCCCGCGCGAAGAAGGACGGGTATACGATCGGAACGGTCTACACACCCCATTTCACGGCACACATCTCGGCGAATAGGGCGAATTACACTATCGACGATTTCGACATGCTGTACAATCTTGTGACGGATCCGGGAGTGCTGATCGTGCCTTCATCGAGTCCCTTCAAGACTGTGGAGGATATCATCGAGGCGGAGAAGGCGGCGCCCGGCGCTCTGACCGGTTCGACTTCCGGGCCGGGCAGCGACGATGCTTTCGCGCTGGCGCAGTTCAACGAGTCGACCGGATGCACTGTGAAGAGCGTCCCGGCGACGGGTTCGTCGAATGCGAAGGCGACCGTGATGGGCGGTCATGTGTCCATGGGGTTCATGAATTTGTCGCAGATCGAGTCCAACTACAGGGCGGGCGAGCTTCGCATACTGGCGATGATGACGCACAAGAGGCACCCGAATGTGCCGGAGATCCCGACCTTCGCCGAGCTCGGCTACAAGGTCATCTCCGACTCGTCCAGGGGATTCGCGGCGCCCGCGGGCTTCCCGGAGGACGCCTACAAGATGATTCTGGAGGTCTTTGAGAAGGTGCTGGTCGATCCGGACTTCCTGGATGCGGCGAAGGAGCAGCTTGAGACCAACTTCCTCGGGCCGGACGAGTACAAGGCGTACCTTGAGGATCTTCTCGAGGTGACGAACAGGGCCTACGAGAAGGATCCCTGGTAG
- a CDS encoding fumarylacetoacetate hydrolase family protein, producing MKRTFVRCVIRGERRAALVEEGSLYDFGGGMGTDAVRGERIGALEDIESYLPPSSPGKVVAIGLNYRDHAAEVGKPLPEEPLLFLKPSTSVVAHGEPVVYPPAMTSRVDYEAELGVVIGSRCKGVSPEQALACVLGYTCANDVTARDLQNKDGQWTRAKSFDTFCPLGPYVVCGIDPSDLEIKMLLNGETVQSSRTSNLIFPVPVLVSHISQVMTLEPGDVIITGTPSGIAPVKKGDVMRVEIEGLGALENRVE from the coding sequence ATGAAGAGGACATTTGTACGATGCGTTATCCGAGGGGAGAGGAGGGCCGCCCTGGTCGAGGAGGGATCCCTCTACGACTTCGGCGGGGGCATGGGAACGGACGCGGTGCGAGGGGAGCGCATAGGGGCTCTGGAGGATATTGAAAGCTATCTCCCGCCCTCGTCGCCCGGCAAGGTGGTCGCCATCGGCCTCAACTACAGGGACCACGCCGCGGAGGTCGGCAAGCCCCTTCCCGAGGAGCCGCTTCTCTTCCTGAAGCCCTCCACCAGCGTAGTGGCGCACGGCGAGCCGGTGGTATACCCTCCCGCAATGACCAGCCGGGTGGACTACGAGGCGGAGCTGGGGGTCGTCATAGGCAGCAGGTGCAAGGGCGTCTCCCCGGAGCAGGCTTTAGCCTGCGTGCTTGGCTACACCTGCGCGAACGACGTCACTGCCCGCGACCTGCAGAACAAGGACGGCCAGTGGACCAGGGCCAAGTCCTTCGACACCTTCTGCCCCCTCGGGCCCTACGTGGTGTGCGGCATCGACCCGTCGGACCTGGAGATAAAAATGTTGCTCAACGGCGAAACAGTGCAGAGCTCCCGCACAAGCAACCTGATCTTCCCCGTCCCCGTGCTGGTGAGCCACATATCGCAAGTGATGACCCTGGAGCCGGGCGACGTGATAATCACGGGAACCCCGTCCGGCATAGCCCCGGTGAAGAAGGGCGACGTGATGAGGGTGGAGATAGAGGGCCTGGGCGCGCTGGAGAACAGGGTGGAGTAG
- a CDS encoding tripartite tricarboxylate transporter TctB family protein has product MTNRLFSAAGLGLAATLFLGAKDFPDRAASAARYIYFLAGVLAVLSSLLFFQSEATSEPQERWIRSPRHFFVTIAAMVGYCAAIPYLGFFLAGAIFMPALAMLLGYRSPLFIAIGTGLILAFIYLVFVYFLGVPVPAGIWEG; this is encoded by the coding sequence GTGACGAACCGGCTTTTCTCGGCCGCTGGGCTGGGGCTCGCCGCGACGCTCTTCCTGGGGGCGAAGGATTTCCCGGACCGGGCCGCCTCGGCGGCCCGGTACATATATTTCCTGGCCGGGGTCCTCGCGGTGCTCTCATCCCTCCTGTTCTTTCAGAGCGAGGCCACATCCGAGCCGCAGGAGCGCTGGATCCGCTCGCCGCGCCACTTCTTCGTGACGATAGCGGCGATGGTGGGCTACTGCGCCGCCATTCCGTACCTGGGCTTCTTCCTAGCGGGTGCGATCTTCATGCCTGCGCTGGCGATGCTGCTGGGCTACAGGAGCCCCCTCTTCATAGCCATAGGGACGGGATTGATACTTGCCTTCATATACCTGGTGTTCGTGTACTTCCTGGGCGTACCGGTGCCGGCCGGGATCTGGGAGGGATAG